The DNA sequence GCTTTTTCCGTGATGTTCGCTCCGAAATGAAATCGGTAACCTGGCCCTCATACGACGATCTGAAAGAAGGCACTACCGTGGTGATAGTGATGTCCACGATCGTGGCGATCTTTCTGTCCCTCGTAGATCTGGGTTTCAATAATATAATCAACCTGTTGTTCTAAGTTTATGTCAAGCATGAAATGGTATGTGCTCCATACCTACTCGTCCCATGAAAACAAGGTGAAGACCGCGATCGAAAAGGGTCTGGAAGGAACCGGCTTGAGAGATCTGGTAGGTCAGATCCTCGTGCCCGTCCGTAAGACTTTTATCATCAGGGAAGGCAAAAAGATCGAACGTGAGCGCAAGCTCTTCACCAGCTATGTGATCATCGAAGCGGAACTGACGCCGGAGCTCAAGACTTATATTTTGGGCATTGCCGGGGTCACGAAGTTTCTGGGACAAAGCAAAGATAAGAAAGATCCCATCGCCCTGCCTGAAGACGAAGTCAATAGACTGCTCGGCATCGGCGACCGGGATATGGATGCCAAAACCTTCAGCTTTATGCCGGGAGACATGGTCCGCGTGATCGCGGGACCCTTCACGGATTTTGAAGGCATCGTGCAAAAGGCTGCAGACGATGGAACCAAGCTGGTGATCGACGTCACCGTATTTGGCAGAAGGACTCCGGTGGAGCTCAACGCCAATCAGGTCGAGCTGATCAAGAAATAAATGTTATTATATAGAGGTAGATAAAAATGGCAAATCCAAAAAACGTAGCCGTGATAATTAAACTGCAGCTTCCCGCTGGGAAAGCCACACCCGCACCGCCGGTCGGTCCCGCTTTGGGGCAGGCAGGGGTCAATATCCCGGAATTTTGCCGTCAGTTCAATGAAAAGACCGCAGACCAGCCGGGAATGGTGTTTCCCGTCGTCATCTCAGTTGCAAAGAATAAGTCATTCACTTTTGAGATCAAGACGCCGCCCGCGGCGATCCTGATCAAAAAAGAAGCTGGGCTGGCAAAAGGCTCCGCCACACCGAATAAAGCCAAGGTCGGAAAGATTTCCCGGGATCAGTTGCGCAATATCGCTCAGCTTAAGATCCAAGATATGAATTGTAATACCCTTGAATCCGCTATGAGTATGATCGCAGGCACTGCAAGGAGCATGGGCGTCGTGGTAGAAGACTGATGCTTCCTATGCAGGAGAACGTATTCATAAAGGAGAGTCAATGAAACATAGTAAAAGGTACAGCCATGCCTATTCGATGTATGATCGCCAGAAACGATTTGATCTCGACGAAGCCTTGAAGATTTTGCAAGCCCTTCCGGCTTCCAAATTTGACGAGACGGTCGAAGTTCATTTCAATCTTGGCGTTGATCCTCGTAAAGCCGATCAGCAGATCCGCAACTCGCTTGTGCTTCCCCACGGAACGGGGAAGACCGTGCGCGTTCTCGTATTTGCCGAAGGCGACAAGGCAGAGGAAGCCAGAAAAGCTGGCGCCGATCACGTTGGATTGGATGAACTCATCGATAAGATCTCGGGCGGTTGGTTCGATTTCGATATGGTGATCGCCACTCCAAACCTGATGGCACGTATCGGTAAACTGGGAAGAGCGCTGGGTCCGAGAGGACTGATGCCCAATCCCAAAGTCGGAACCGTGACCATGGACATCACAAAAGCGGTTGACGAAGCCAAGGGCGGCAAGGTGACCTATCGCGTAGATAAGTTTGCCAATTTGCACATCCCCGCTGGCAAAGTCAGCTTCAGTGCGGACAAGCTCAAGATAAACCTCAAAGCCATCCTGTCGGCGATCCTCAAAGAACGCCCCGCCACGATGAAAGGCGTCTTTATCAAGAGCATCACGATCTGCACGACCATGGGACCCGGCATCAAATTACAGGTCGCAAGCGCAACCTTGGAAGCTAAAAGCTAAGGGAGTATGAGAAATGGTTCAAAATGTTAAGTATGACATTGTCAAGAACTTAAAAGACAGAATTAGTGGCGCCAAAGCGATTGTACTGGTGGATTACAAGGGAATTAACATCGAACAGGTCAATCACCTTCGCAGGCAATATCGTGCCAGCAACGTGGATTACTTCGTTCAAAAAAACACCCTCATCAAGTTGGCTCTCAACGATTTGGGGATTACCGAGTTAGACGCTCATTTATTGGGTCCCACCGCGGTGGCGGTTTGTCATATTGACGAAGTATCACCGGCACGGGAGCTGATTAAATTCTTGAAAGAAGTGATGGAAGACGCAGCCTTTCCGAGATTCAAAGCAGGATATGTGGCAGGACACATATTGGACGAGAAAGAGCTCATCGCCCTGGCGAAACTTCCCTCCCGCGAAGAACTCCTCGCAAGAGTGCTGTGCACCGCAAACGCACCGCTCAGCAACTTTGTGGGCGTAGCAAGCGGGATCATCCGCAAATTTGCCCTGGCTGTGGATGCTATAGCAAATAAACAGGCAGAAGCCAGTTAACCAAAATAATTATATATTCCTGGAGGAACAAATGTCCGATAAAAAGCAACAAGTTATTGACCTGATCAAGGAGATGACCGTACTCGAGCTCTCCGAACTGGTCAAACAAATGGAAGATATCTTTGGCGTATCAGCCGCCGCACCCGTCGCCGCAGCCGCTCCTGCCGCAGCCGCTGAAGCCAAAGAAGAACAAAGCGAATTTGACGTGATCCTGACCAGCTCTGGCGACAAGAAAATCAACGTCATCAAAGTCGTGCGCGAAATCACCAAACTTGGCCTGAAAGAAGCCAAAGACCTTGTTGACGGCGCGCCCAAAATGGTTGTCGAAAAAGTCAGCAAAGACGAAGCCGAATCGGTCAAAAAGAAGCTCGAAGAAGCCGGTGCTACTATCGAACTCAAGTAAGGGACACCCTCCCTTCACATACGTCCAAAAAAAGTCCCCAGGGACTTTTTTTGGACTAATTATGCTTAATTATGACACAAGTTTTGATACGATTTGAGAGCCGCCCTCCTGCAATACGGAGAGCCGCCTCATCAGACTTCAGTAGCATGAAACGCACAAGCCAACCTCAAGCATGCGTAGGTTTTAAAGACCTCAAAGGAGTGAGCTTTTGAGAAATATCAAAAGTTATTCCCGTATATCCGCAAGATTTGCCGAGCTGGGAATCCCGGAAGTGGAGATTCCCAATCTTCTGGCAATGCAAGTGGATTCATTCAATGACTTTCTGCAAAAGGATATACATCCTCAGCGCCGGAGCAGAGCCGGGCTGCAAGCCGTTTTCGAGGCTATTTTTCCGATCGAAGACTCTAAGGGGAAGTTCCTGCTGGAATTCATGGAATACAACGTCCTGCAGGAAAAATACACGATAGAGGAGTGCCGCGAACGCAACCTCTCCTATCAGGCCCCGCTGAAAGCGAAAATGCGCCTGAGCATTTTTGAGCAGGTCGAGGAAGTCCGCGAACACAAAGACACGATCGAGCAGGACGTCTTCCTGGGAGAGATCCCGCTCATCACGGAGCAGGGAACCTTCATCGTAAACGGTGCGGAAAGAGTCATCATATCCCAGTTGCAGAGATCTCCAGGGGTTTTCTTCTCCGAAGAAAAACACCCCAGCGGAAAGACGCTATATTCCGCCAAAGTGATACCCTATAACGGTTCATGGCTGGAATTTGACATTGATATCCACGATGTGATGTATGTCCATATCGACAAACGGCGCAAATTGCCGGTGACCATACTATTGCGCGCCATCGGCATTTCCTCAAACGAGGATCTGCGCAGAGTGTTCTACGCAAGTGAAACTCTCAATTTGAAAGAGGCGAAAGGCCGCCATCTCTTTAGCGACGTCAAGGTTGCGGGTAATCCCGAACCGATCGCGATCGCCAATGAAGTTGTTTCGGACAACTTGATCAAAACTCTGGAAACCCACAAGATTAAGCATGTAGAAGTAATCGATTACAATTTCGAAATCGCCCGCAAAGTGCTTGAAAACACTATTGCCAAAGACCCCACCACCGATCATGAAGATGCTCTGAAAAAGATCTACAGCCTGATCCGTCCTGGTGAAGACGCGCCTCTGGAAGCAGCCAGACAACTGGTTGACCGCATGTTCTTCAACGAAAAACGCTATAATCTGGGTGAAGTGGGACGCTATAAGATAAACACGCGTCTCGGCATCAATGTCGATAACAAGGTGCTTACACTGTGCGTGGAAGATTTTGTCCATATCTTCAAAACCCTCATCAATATCTATAACGACCAGGACGAGATCGATGACATCGACAACCTCGCCAACCGGCGCGTACGCACCGTAGGCGAACTCTTGCAGGAGCAATATACTTCCGGCTTGAGCATGGTGGCAAGGATCATCCAGGAACGCATGGCGATCTCCAATACAGACGAGATCACCGTTCACGATCTGGTCAATAGCAACGCCCTTATTTCCGTGGTGCAATCCTTCTTCCTGACTGGTCAACTCTCCCAGTTCATGGAGCAGACCAATCCGCTGGCGGCACTTCGCCACAAAAGGGCATTTTCGGCTCTTGGACCGGGTGGTCTCACAAGAGAGCGCGCCGGTTTCGAAGTGCGCGACGTCCATTCCTCCCACTATGGCAGAGTGTGTCCGATCGAGACACCGGAAGGACCAAACATCGGTCTCATCGTGTCTCCCTCGATCTATTCGCGGATCAATCGTCTCGGCTTTATCGAAACCCCCTATCGCAAGGTGGAAAACGGTTTTGTGACGAATGATTATGACTTCTTCGACGCCGCGCAGGAAGAGAAATATATCATCGCCCAGTCCGACGTCCGCTTGGATGATAAACGCAAGATCATCGATGAGATTATCTTTGCCCGCGAACGTGGAGATTTCATTCAGGTGCGCCCCGAACAAGTTCAATACATGGATGTGTCCCCGCAGCAAATGGTCTCCGTCTCCGCAGCGATGATTCCCTTTCTCGAGCATGACGACGCTAACCGTGCCTTGATGGGATCAAACATGCAGCGTCAGGCAGTGCCGTTGATCAATCCGCAGGCGCCGCTTGTCGGAACCGGCATGGAAAAGATCGCCAGCATGGACACCTTCAGCATCGCCGTGGCACCCTATGACGGGATCGTGCAAAACGTCACCTCCGCTTATGTCGAAATCAAGCCCACAAATGAAAAGGACGAAGCTTTCTATCTGGCGGAAGGCAACAAAGTCCACCTCAAG is a window from the Candidatus Cloacimonadaceae bacterium genome containing:
- the secE gene encoding preprotein translocase subunit SecE is translated as MKIEKITRFFRDVRSEMKSVTWPSYDDLKEGTTVVIVMSTIVAIFLSLVDLGFNNIINLLF
- the nusG gene encoding transcription termination/antitermination protein NusG yields the protein MSSMKWYVLHTYSSHENKVKTAIEKGLEGTGLRDLVGQILVPVRKTFIIREGKKIERERKLFTSYVIIEAELTPELKTYILGIAGVTKFLGQSKDKKDPIALPEDEVNRLLGIGDRDMDAKTFSFMPGDMVRVIAGPFTDFEGIVQKAADDGTKLVIDVTVFGRRTPVELNANQVELIKK
- the rplK gene encoding 50S ribosomal protein L11, whose translation is MANPKNVAVIIKLQLPAGKATPAPPVGPALGQAGVNIPEFCRQFNEKTADQPGMVFPVVISVAKNKSFTFEIKTPPAAILIKKEAGLAKGSATPNKAKVGKISRDQLRNIAQLKIQDMNCNTLESAMSMIAGTARSMGVVVED
- the rplA gene encoding 50S ribosomal protein L1, encoding MKHSKRYSHAYSMYDRQKRFDLDEALKILQALPASKFDETVEVHFNLGVDPRKADQQIRNSLVLPHGTGKTVRVLVFAEGDKAEEARKAGADHVGLDELIDKISGGWFDFDMVIATPNLMARIGKLGRALGPRGLMPNPKVGTVTMDITKAVDEAKGGKVTYRVDKFANLHIPAGKVSFSADKLKINLKAILSAILKERPATMKGVFIKSITICTTMGPGIKLQVASATLEAKS
- the rplJ gene encoding 50S ribosomal protein L10 encodes the protein MVQNVKYDIVKNLKDRISGAKAIVLVDYKGINIEQVNHLRRQYRASNVDYFVQKNTLIKLALNDLGITELDAHLLGPTAVAVCHIDEVSPARELIKFLKEVMEDAAFPRFKAGYVAGHILDEKELIALAKLPSREELLARVLCTANAPLSNFVGVASGIIRKFALAVDAIANKQAEAS
- the rplL gene encoding 50S ribosomal protein L7/L12, which encodes MSDKKQQVIDLIKEMTVLELSELVKQMEDIFGVSAAAPVAAAAPAAAAEAKEEQSEFDVILTSSGDKKINVIKVVREITKLGLKEAKDLVDGAPKMVVEKVSKDEAESVKKKLEEAGATIELK
- the rpoB gene encoding DNA-directed RNA polymerase subunit beta — encoded protein: MRNIKSYSRISARFAELGIPEVEIPNLLAMQVDSFNDFLQKDIHPQRRSRAGLQAVFEAIFPIEDSKGKFLLEFMEYNVLQEKYTIEECRERNLSYQAPLKAKMRLSIFEQVEEVREHKDTIEQDVFLGEIPLITEQGTFIVNGAERVIISQLQRSPGVFFSEEKHPSGKTLYSAKVIPYNGSWLEFDIDIHDVMYVHIDKRRKLPVTILLRAIGISSNEDLRRVFYASETLNLKEAKGRHLFSDVKVAGNPEPIAIANEVVSDNLIKTLETHKIKHVEVIDYNFEIARKVLENTIAKDPTTDHEDALKKIYSLIRPGEDAPLEAARQLVDRMFFNEKRYNLGEVGRYKINTRLGINVDNKVLTLCVEDFVHIFKTLINIYNDQDEIDDIDNLANRRVRTVGELLQEQYTSGLSMVARIIQERMAISNTDEITVHDLVNSNALISVVQSFFLTGQLSQFMEQTNPLAALRHKRAFSALGPGGLTRERAGFEVRDVHSSHYGRVCPIETPEGPNIGLIVSPSIYSRINRLGFIETPYRKVENGFVTNDYDFFDAAQEEKYIIAQSDVRLDDKRKIIDEIIFARERGDFIQVRPEQVQYMDVSPQQMVSVSAAMIPFLEHDDANRALMGSNMQRQAVPLINPQAPLVGTGMEKIASMDTFSIAVAPYDGIVQNVTSAYVEIKPTNEKDEAFYLAEGNKVHLKKFVRTNQDTCINQRPTVRVGDAVKKGQPISDGACVEDNRLALGTNLLVAFMPWYGYNYEDAIILSEKVAREDTLTSIYIEEMEVLVRNVKNGREELAYDIPNVPAHALRNLDKTGIVRVGSVIHAGDIIVGKVTPKSIEIDPSPEENLMRALFGDRAGDFTNSSLKAKPGMEGVVIDVKVFSRLEDGSDFEEDKDDKYQRLKNDLAVRRNKVDDFKEEKLSAALLGETAKIIWDEKTNAYFIAPGKKINKEDVTRINFKKLDLDVELVESAQTNELIYTQIILKIKHSLEQSENLYRKSRERIKHGDELQYGVRKMVKVYVAKKRKIEVGDKMAGRHGNKGVISIVAPIEDMPFMEDGSSVDIVLNPLGVPSRMNIGQIMETHLGMAARVLGFEVETPIFDGAGMQDIENELTLAGLATDGKQKLYDGKTGEPFKERVTVGVIYMMKLNHLVADKMHARSTGPYSLITQQPLGGKAQHGGQRLGEMEVWALEAYGAAHLLEEMLTIKSDDVDGRNNAFKAITRGENPPPPGIPESFNVLISELKSLGFDIEFIKEADDK